A single genomic interval of Nonomuraea rubra harbors:
- a CDS encoding carbohydrate ABC transporter permease — translation MSVRQAIPQAPPKAPVTHARPRRRGGWRYAGTVALFLLPSLVPLTLYTLIPMVGSFWTSLHEWDLITEMRWVGLGNYIELVGDPDTRAAFLHTLYFIAGYLPLVYLGGLGLAVLLNRAMPARGLLRGVYFLPVITSWVVVALMWKWLLNPASGIVNWALGLVGVSGPGWWTDPDWAMPSIILASAWKDLGFVMIILLAGLQAIPREYQEAAMVDGATAWRRFRHITLPLLSPSTFFVVVISLINGFQVFDQVQIMTGGGPGGATQVVVSQIYDLTFRYGRAGAASALSWLLFALVLLVTIVQIRGQKRWVTYG, via the coding sequence GTGAGCGTCCGGCAGGCCATCCCTCAGGCGCCGCCGAAGGCGCCGGTCACGCACGCGCGCCCGCGGCGGCGCGGCGGCTGGCGCTACGCCGGCACGGTCGCGCTGTTCCTGCTGCCGAGCCTGGTGCCGCTGACCCTCTACACGCTGATCCCGATGGTCGGCTCGTTCTGGACCAGCCTGCACGAGTGGGATCTCATCACCGAGATGCGCTGGGTGGGCCTCGGCAACTACATCGAGCTCGTCGGCGACCCCGACACCCGGGCCGCGTTCCTGCACACGCTCTACTTCATCGCCGGCTACCTGCCGCTGGTCTACCTCGGCGGCCTGGGCCTGGCGGTGCTGCTCAACCGGGCGATGCCGGCGCGCGGGTTGCTGCGCGGCGTGTACTTCCTGCCCGTGATCACGAGCTGGGTCGTGGTCGCGCTGATGTGGAAGTGGCTGCTCAACCCGGCCAGCGGCATCGTCAACTGGGCGCTCGGCCTGGTGGGCGTGAGCGGGCCCGGCTGGTGGACCGACCCCGACTGGGCGATGCCGTCGATCATCCTCGCCTCGGCCTGGAAGGACCTGGGCTTCGTGATGATCATCCTGCTGGCCGGGCTGCAGGCGATCCCCCGGGAGTACCAGGAGGCCGCGATGGTGGACGGCGCGACGGCCTGGCGCAGGTTCCGGCACATCACGCTGCCGCTGCTGTCGCCCTCGACGTTCTTCGTGGTGGTGATCTCGCTGATCAACGGTTTCCAGGTGTTCGACCAGGTCCAGATCATGACGGGCGGCGGGCCGGGCGGCGCGACGCAGGTGGTGGTCTCGCAGATCTACGACCTGACCTTCCGCTACGGCCGGGCCGGCGCCGCCTCGGCGCTGTCGTGGCTGCTGTTCGCGCTGGTGCTGCTGGTGACGATCGTGCAGATCCGCGGCCAGAAGAGGTGGGTG
- a CDS encoding ROK family transcriptional regulator: MAGTDRGDLTRTAILALLGTVGPLSRSEIARELDLSPATVTQLTKELIGHGMLEELDLKPSRGGRPAQRLGLVGSAGRALGVKVTADHLVLVDVRLDGEVLGSWERPHDPAAPDALEQLADAVESVVREISGVPPLLGVGVGVPGSVDDQAVGTVNAPTLGWQAMPVGERLRRRLNLPVLVENDVNALAAAERLYGRGRTHSDFLVLTIGRGVGAAIVAGGRVYRGARGGAGEFGHLQVDPGGPPCGCGARGCLEAFVGSAGLLAAARARNAQAAGRAAQVEVRDPLGGVAALGRAAAGGDVAAREVFAEAGAILGRATAGLINVVDPEVVVVLGEGTADWPLWRTGFEPALRAQLYPGRRDISVEVESWDDTSWAQGAAALVLATPFDSAGAAGEQGRLVRARLIGAGS; the protein is encoded by the coding sequence ATGGCAGGCACGGACCGCGGCGACCTCACCAGGACGGCCATCCTCGCCCTCCTGGGCACGGTCGGCCCGCTGAGCCGCAGCGAGATAGCCCGCGAGCTCGACCTCAGCCCCGCCACCGTCACGCAGCTCACCAAGGAGCTCATCGGGCACGGCATGCTGGAGGAGCTGGACCTGAAGCCGTCACGCGGCGGCCGTCCCGCCCAGCGGCTCGGGCTGGTGGGCAGCGCCGGGCGGGCGCTCGGGGTGAAGGTGACGGCCGACCACCTGGTGCTGGTGGACGTACGGCTCGACGGCGAAGTGCTCGGCTCCTGGGAAAGACCCCACGACCCGGCGGCGCCCGACGCGCTGGAGCAGCTGGCGGACGCGGTGGAGTCCGTGGTCCGCGAGATCTCCGGGGTGCCGCCGCTGCTGGGCGTCGGGGTCGGGGTGCCGGGCAGCGTGGACGACCAGGCCGTCGGCACCGTCAACGCGCCGACGCTCGGCTGGCAGGCCATGCCGGTGGGCGAGCGGCTGCGGCGCCGGCTGAACCTGCCCGTCCTGGTCGAGAACGACGTGAACGCGCTGGCCGCGGCCGAGCGACTGTACGGCCGGGGGCGCACGCACAGCGACTTCCTCGTGCTGACGATCGGACGCGGTGTCGGCGCGGCCATCGTCGCCGGTGGCCGGGTGTACCGGGGCGCGCGGGGCGGCGCGGGCGAGTTCGGCCACCTGCAGGTGGATCCCGGAGGGCCGCCCTGCGGGTGCGGCGCCCGGGGCTGCCTGGAGGCGTTCGTCGGCTCGGCCGGCCTGCTGGCCGCCGCCCGCGCCAGAAACGCCCAGGCGGCCGGTCGAGCGGCTCAGGTGGAGGTGCGTGACCCGCTCGGCGGGGTGGCCGCGCTGGGCCGGGCCGCGGCGGGCGGTGATGTGGCCGCGCGGGAGGTGTTCGCCGAGGCCGGGGCGATCCTCGGCCGTGCAACGGCGGGGCTGATCAACGTGGTGGACCCGGAGGTCGTGGTGGTGCTCGGCGAGGGCACGGCCGACTGGCCGCTGTGGCGGACCGGCTTCGAGCCGGCCCTGCGCGCGCAGCTCTACCCGGGGCGGCGCGACATCTCCGTGGAGGTGGAGAGCTGGGACGACACGAGCTGGGCGCAGGGGGCGGCGGCGCTCGTGCTGGCCACCCCGTTCGACTCCGCCGGAGCGGCGGGCGAGCAGGGCCGCCTGGTCCGCGCCCGCCTGATCGGAGCCGGCTCATGA
- a CDS encoding MFS transporter has translation MSNVLTSRWTALGVLSATGLMTILDGSIVTVAMPAIQRDLDFSAAGLSWIVNAYLIPFGGLLLLAGRLGDLIGRRAMFLAGNAIFTAASVLAGAATDASLLIAARFLQGVGSALASAVVLGILVTLFTDQAERGRAIAIFSFTGAAGASIGQVVGGVLTDALSWPWIFFINVPIGLVTLLLALPALPADRGIGLSAGADVIGALLVTSGLMLGIYTVVKVEEYGWLAAHTLGLGALSIALLGAFVARQATAKAPLMPLRILRPRNVAGANLAQMLSLSGMFAFQVLVALYMQRVLGYGALETGLAMLPAAVGIGTISLFVSARLSARFGARTVLMGGLVLLVAAMLLLTRVTVDAGYLTHLLPPMLLISGGGLVLPALATLGMSGARDSDAGLASGLFNTTQQVGMAIGVAVLSTMAASRTGELLAAGAGEAAALTGGYRLAFAISAGLLLAAFAVALAVLRRPAAGGDLPAAAESPAMETSSTS, from the coding sequence ATGTCGAATGTGCTCACCTCGCGCTGGACCGCGCTGGGCGTGCTGTCCGCGACGGGACTGATGACCATCCTGGACGGCAGCATCGTGACCGTGGCGATGCCGGCCATCCAGCGGGATCTGGACTTCTCGGCCGCCGGGCTGAGCTGGATCGTCAACGCGTACCTGATCCCCTTCGGCGGCCTGCTGCTCCTGGCGGGCCGGCTGGGCGACCTGATCGGGCGGCGGGCGATGTTCCTGGCCGGGAACGCGATCTTCACCGCCGCCTCCGTGCTGGCGGGCGCGGCCACCGATGCCAGCCTGCTGATCGCCGCCCGGTTCCTGCAAGGGGTGGGCAGCGCGCTGGCCTCGGCCGTGGTCCTGGGCATCCTGGTGACGCTGTTCACGGACCAGGCCGAGCGCGGGAGGGCGATCGCGATCTTCAGCTTCACCGGGGCGGCCGGCGCGTCCATCGGCCAGGTCGTGGGCGGCGTGCTCACCGACGCGCTGAGCTGGCCGTGGATCTTCTTCATCAACGTGCCGATCGGGCTGGTCACCCTGCTGCTCGCGCTGCCGGCGCTGCCCGCCGACCGCGGGATCGGCCTGTCCGCCGGCGCCGACGTCATCGGCGCCCTGCTGGTGACCTCCGGGCTGATGCTGGGCATCTACACGGTCGTCAAGGTCGAGGAGTACGGCTGGCTCGCCGCCCACACCCTCGGGCTCGGCGCGCTGTCGATCGCCCTGCTCGGCGCCTTCGTGGCACGGCAGGCCACCGCCAAGGCCCCGCTGATGCCGCTGCGCATCCTGCGCCCGCGCAACGTCGCCGGCGCGAACCTCGCCCAGATGCTGAGCCTGTCCGGAATGTTCGCCTTCCAGGTGCTCGTCGCGCTCTACATGCAGCGGGTCCTGGGGTACGGCGCCCTGGAGACCGGCCTGGCCATGCTGCCCGCCGCGGTGGGCATCGGCACGATCTCGCTGTTCGTCTCCGCCCGGCTCAGCGCCCGCTTCGGCGCCCGTACGGTGCTGATGGGCGGCCTGGTGCTGCTGGTGGCGGCGATGCTGCTGCTCACCCGGGTCACGGTGGACGCCGGTTACCTCACCCACCTGCTCCCGCCCATGCTGCTGATCTCGGGTGGCGGGCTGGTGCTGCCCGCGCTGGCCACGCTGGGCATGTCCGGCGCCAGGGACAGCGACGCGGGCCTGGCCTCCGGCCTGTTCAACACCACGCAGCAGGTGGGCATGGCCATCGGCGTGGCGGTGCTGTCCACGATGGCCGCCTCGCGTACCGGCGAGCTGCTGGCGGCCGGGGCCGGCGAGGCCGCCGCGCTCACCGGCGGTTACCGGCTCGCGTTCGCCATCTCCGCCGGCCTGCTGCTGGCGGCGTTCGCGGTGGCGCTCGCCGTCCTGCGGCGGCCGGCCGCCGGCGGCGACCTGCCCGCCGCGGCGGAATCGCCGGCGATGGAGACCTCCTCGACCTCCTGA
- a CDS encoding MarR family winged helix-turn-helix transcriptional regulator, which produces MTAMAPARTETDLSFLLDHTSHVLRTQMSAALAEIGLTARMHCVLVHALEEERTQIQLAELGDMDKTTMVVTVDALEKAGYAERRPSSTDRRARIIAVTEPGAEIARRSQQIVDGVHRAALGALPDDEREVLVRALNRLATGHLATPAESPQQARRARERAK; this is translated from the coding sequence ATGACAGCGATGGCCCCCGCGCGTACAGAAACGGACCTGTCCTTCCTTCTCGACCACACCAGCCACGTGTTGCGCACGCAGATGTCGGCGGCGCTGGCCGAGATCGGGCTGACCGCCCGCATGCACTGCGTGCTGGTGCACGCCCTGGAGGAGGAACGCACCCAGATCCAGCTCGCCGAGCTGGGCGACATGGACAAGACCACGATGGTGGTGACCGTGGACGCCCTGGAGAAGGCGGGCTACGCCGAGCGCCGCCCATCCAGCACCGACCGGCGGGCCAGGATCATCGCGGTCACCGAGCCGGGCGCGGAGATCGCCAGGCGCAGCCAGCAGATCGTGGACGGCGTGCACCGCGCGGCGCTCGGAGCGCTACCAGACGACGAGCGCGAGGTGCTGGTCCGAGCCCTGAACCGCCTGGCGACAGGGCATCTCGCGACCCCCGCAGAGAGCCCGCAGCAGGCTCGCAGGGCACGGGAGCGCGCAAAGTAG
- a CDS encoding NADP-dependent oxidoreductase — translation MARAVRFDEYGGLDVLRVADVPVPEPAQGQVLVQVKAAAVNPGEAKIREGLLHDRWPATFPSGEGSDLAGIVAATGPGVTGVEPGAEVIGFTDRRASHAEYVLVEAGDLTPKPPGVPWEVAGSLAVAGCTACAAVRAVSPRPGDTVAVSGAAGGVGSIAVQLARRAGAEVIGIADPVHHQWLAAHGAEPVAYGDGLADRLRPAGIGAFVDTHGGGYVELALGLGVAPDRVNTIVDFAAVGKYGVKAEGSSAKSAAMLAELAALVAAGELEVPIAATYALDDVRAAFERLERGHVRGKIVLLP, via the coding sequence ATGGCGAGAGCAGTGCGATTCGACGAGTACGGCGGCCTGGACGTCCTGCGGGTGGCCGACGTCCCGGTCCCCGAACCCGCGCAGGGCCAGGTGCTGGTCCAGGTCAAGGCCGCGGCCGTCAACCCCGGCGAGGCGAAGATCCGCGAAGGGCTGTTGCACGACCGGTGGCCCGCCACGTTCCCGTCGGGCGAGGGCAGCGACCTGGCCGGGATCGTGGCCGCCACCGGGCCCGGCGTGACGGGCGTCGAGCCGGGAGCGGAGGTCATCGGCTTCACCGACCGGCGCGCCAGCCATGCCGAGTACGTGCTCGTGGAGGCGGGCGACCTCACGCCCAAGCCGCCCGGCGTGCCCTGGGAGGTCGCCGGCTCGCTGGCCGTCGCGGGCTGCACGGCCTGCGCGGCCGTACGGGCGGTGTCCCCGCGGCCGGGCGACACGGTGGCGGTGTCGGGCGCGGCGGGCGGCGTCGGCTCGATCGCCGTCCAGCTCGCCAGGCGCGCCGGCGCCGAGGTGATCGGCATCGCCGACCCCGTCCACCACCAGTGGCTGGCCGCGCACGGGGCCGAGCCGGTCGCGTACGGCGACGGCCTGGCGGACCGGCTGCGCCCGGCCGGGATCGGCGCGTTCGTCGACACCCACGGCGGCGGGTACGTCGAGCTCGCCCTCGGCCTCGGCGTCGCTCCGGACCGCGTCAACACGATCGTGGACTTCGCCGCCGTGGGGAAGTACGGCGTCAAGGCCGAGGGCAGCTCCGCCAAGAGCGCCGCGATGCTGGCGGAGCTGGCCGCCCTGGTGGCCGCCGGTGAGCTGGAGGTGCCGATCGCCGCGACGTACGCGCTGGACGACGTACGCGCGGCCTTCGAGCGCCTGGAGCGGGGCCACGTCCGGGGCAAGATCGTCCTGCTGCCCTAG
- a CDS encoding alcohol dehydrogenase has translation MSTIRSAQVTAPGGAFRFADTMLPEPGRGEVRVTVEAVGVCHTDHYFVHGGYPVRWPAVFGHEIAGRIDALGEGVTGWTAGDRVAVGWFGGNCGSCGACRAGDFIHCADLKVPGWHYPGGYADATVVPATALARIPEGFSPVAAAPMGCAGVAVFNALRHSSARPGDLVAVLGIGGLGHLGVQFAAKMGLEVVAISRGTEKAELAKQLGAHHYLDSTAGDPAEALQALGGARVVLATAMSSAAMSGAIDGLAYNGELLVVGAAPEPIEVSPFQVIPGTKSVHGHPSGTARDVEDTLRFAALTGVRPITEERPLEQINEAYQRVVDNQARYRVALTTGN, from the coding sequence ATGTCCACGATTCGTTCCGCACAGGTGACCGCGCCCGGTGGCGCCTTCCGCTTCGCCGACACGATGCTGCCCGAGCCGGGGCGGGGCGAGGTCCGCGTCACCGTCGAGGCCGTCGGGGTGTGTCACACCGACCACTACTTCGTGCACGGCGGCTACCCCGTGCGGTGGCCCGCCGTGTTCGGTCACGAGATCGCCGGCCGGATCGACGCCCTCGGAGAGGGCGTGACCGGCTGGACGGCCGGCGACCGCGTCGCCGTCGGCTGGTTCGGCGGGAACTGCGGCTCGTGCGGGGCCTGCCGCGCGGGCGACTTCATCCACTGCGCCGACCTGAAGGTGCCCGGCTGGCACTACCCCGGCGGGTACGCCGACGCCACCGTCGTCCCGGCCACCGCGCTGGCCCGGATCCCCGAGGGGTTCTCGCCGGTGGCGGCCGCCCCGATGGGGTGTGCGGGGGTGGCGGTGTTCAACGCGCTGCGCCACAGCTCCGCCCGGCCCGGCGACCTGGTCGCGGTGCTCGGCATCGGCGGGCTCGGCCACCTGGGCGTCCAGTTCGCCGCCAAGATGGGGTTGGAGGTGGTCGCGATCTCCCGCGGCACCGAGAAGGCCGAGCTGGCCAAGCAGCTCGGCGCGCACCACTACCTCGACTCCACGGCGGGCGACCCGGCCGAGGCCCTGCAGGCCCTCGGTGGTGCGCGGGTCGTGCTGGCCACGGCCATGAGCTCCGCCGCGATGAGCGGCGCGATCGACGGGCTGGCGTACAACGGTGAGCTGCTCGTGGTCGGCGCCGCGCCGGAGCCCATCGAGGTCAGCCCGTTCCAGGTCATCCCGGGCACGAAGTCGGTGCACGGCCACCCGTCCGGAACCGCCAGGGACGTGGAGGACACCCTGCGCTTCGCCGCGCTGACCGGCGTGCGGCCCATCACCGAGGAGCGCCCGCTGGAGCAGATCAACGAGGCGTACCAGCGAGTCGTGGACAACCAGGCCCGCTACCGCGTGGCGCTCACCACGGGGAACTAG
- a CDS encoding helix-turn-helix domain-containing protein — protein sequence MSLNRELADFLRRARSKADPARAGLPPDGRIRRVPGLRREEVALLAGVSTDYYTRLEQGRRITPSDQVLDAVARALGLDDAGRTYLHELVGTTARPARRRTPAVQRVRPGLHQLLDSLDGHPALILGRRTDVLAANRLARALFTDFDAMPPRERNYSRWMFLDSAAQQLFLDWDEQARNCVENLRLDLAANPGDPLARDLVATLSERSSQFRTWWDEHGVYQRTFGSKRLHHPIAGDLTVAYETLTMPGDHDQTLFLYTTEPASTSRDVLNLLASWTLTRPSTGPGHAFPP from the coding sequence ATGAGTCTCAACCGCGAGCTGGCCGACTTCCTGCGCCGCGCCCGCAGCAAGGCCGACCCGGCGCGGGCCGGGCTGCCGCCCGACGGCCGCATCCGGCGCGTCCCCGGGCTGCGCCGCGAGGAGGTCGCGCTGCTGGCCGGCGTGTCCACCGACTACTACACCCGCCTGGAACAGGGCCGCCGCATCACCCCGTCGGACCAGGTGCTCGACGCCGTCGCCCGCGCGCTCGGCCTCGACGACGCCGGCCGCACCTACCTGCACGAGCTGGTCGGCACCACCGCACGCCCCGCACGCCGGCGCACCCCGGCCGTCCAGCGGGTCCGGCCGGGGCTGCACCAGCTGCTCGACAGCCTGGACGGGCACCCGGCGCTCATCCTCGGCCGGCGCACCGACGTGCTCGCGGCCAACCGCCTGGCCCGCGCGCTGTTCACCGACTTCGACGCGATGCCGCCCAGGGAGCGGAACTACTCCCGCTGGATGTTCCTCGACTCCGCCGCCCAGCAGCTGTTCCTCGACTGGGACGAGCAGGCCCGCAACTGCGTGGAGAACCTCCGCCTCGACCTGGCCGCCAACCCCGGCGACCCGCTCGCCCGCGACCTGGTCGCGACCCTGTCCGAACGCAGCTCGCAGTTCCGCACCTGGTGGGACGAGCACGGCGTCTACCAGCGCACCTTCGGCAGCAAACGCCTGCACCATCCCATCGCCGGCGACCTGACCGTCGCCTACGAGACCCTCACCATGCCCGGCGACCACGACCAGACCCTGTTCCTCTACACCACCGAACCCGCCAGCACCTCACGCGACGTCCTCAACCTGCTGGCCAGCTGGACCCTGACCAGGCCGAGCACCGGCCCCGGCCACGCGTTCCCGCCGTGA
- a CDS encoding MarR family winged helix-turn-helix transcriptional regulator: protein MAIPRLTELEDEAWQGFLHVHDHIWREIEAGLAPLNVSMAEYSVLSLLGRAGRTGMRMSELAKRRVMSTGGFTRLADRLERRGLIERRRAEEDGRGYVVVLTAQGRTVLRKAWQQQHGDLRRLFLDRLDEEDLRDLARIWSRLGLDSGDAMGPR from the coding sequence ATGGCGATACCGCGATTGACCGAGCTCGAGGACGAGGCCTGGCAGGGCTTCCTGCACGTGCACGACCACATCTGGCGAGAGATCGAGGCCGGCCTGGCCCCGCTGAACGTGAGCATGGCCGAGTACAGCGTCCTGTCCCTGCTCGGCAGGGCAGGGCGCACCGGCATGCGCATGTCCGAGCTGGCCAAGCGCCGCGTGATGTCCACCGGCGGCTTCACCCGGCTGGCCGACCGGCTCGAACGCCGCGGGCTCATCGAGCGCAGGCGGGCGGAGGAGGACGGGCGCGGATACGTCGTCGTCCTCACCGCACAGGGGCGGACCGTCCTGCGCAAGGCCTGGCAGCAGCAGCACGGCGACCTGCGCCGCCTCTTCCTCGACCGGCTGGACGAAGAGGACCTGCGGGACCTGGCTCGGATCTGGTCGCGGCTCGGCCTGGACTCCGGCGACGCCATGGGCCCGAGGTGA
- a CDS encoding ATP-binding protein produces the protein MLGSRLEAAREQAFVGREEEIALFKAALYGGGCNVLYIHGPGGIGKSALLRRFAHEATLTGRPVTTLDGRTLEPSPTAFATAFATAFATAFATHAQPAPGHPDPILLIDNFERIQALETWLRERFLPHLPLTALVAIAARNPPDIRWQADPGWTTALTILPLHDLPPTDAQALLDSCAVPTDLRDPLLTFAGGHPLALLLGAAVAIKDGHASTRWTPHHNVVATLLDQLVGELPTPAHQHALEICAHAHLTTETLLRAALPHDAPHLFRWLRHLPFIESTPHGLLPHDLVRELLDTDLRWRDPDGYTTMHNRIYTHLSDTIRTTTDTDVLPAVASLLYLHRNHHTPTHPDHDHHQEGQFQEDTLHPHDLGTLLRVATTAEGPASARTAAHWAAHHPEAFRLYRRTETGELVAFSTWLRLTEPDDHHLTADPIVAAAWTHARATTPLRAGEHLAVSRLWVLPHYRGNSPVLDLIQWRLIGNCLRAERMAWSYIAIRRPSRAWTEHLQRYGMRTIPAQPRLDNDPYTLFVHDWRAVPAHTWLDRMNRLLLGRSTDTPLADLVVLSQAEFAEAVRIALRELSRPGALAASPLARTRLIADQAPQDPGTALSDLLRQAIDDLREDPRSAKLHRALSITYLHGTPTQELAAEQLGLPFTTYRRHLTAGIERICTDLWHRELHGADAS, from the coding sequence TTGCTGGGATCGCGCCTGGAAGCAGCCCGCGAACAGGCCTTCGTCGGACGCGAGGAAGAGATCGCACTGTTCAAAGCCGCACTGTACGGCGGCGGCTGCAACGTCCTCTACATCCACGGCCCCGGCGGCATCGGCAAATCCGCCCTCCTCCGCCGCTTCGCCCACGAAGCCACCCTCACCGGCCGGCCCGTCACCACCCTCGACGGCCGCACCCTCGAACCCTCCCCCACCGCCTTCGCCACCGCCTTCGCCACCGCCTTCGCCACCGCCTTCGCCACCCACGCCCAACCCGCACCCGGCCACCCCGACCCCATCCTGCTCATCGACAACTTCGAACGCATCCAAGCCCTCGAAACCTGGCTGCGCGAACGCTTCCTGCCCCACCTCCCCCTGACCGCCCTCGTCGCCATCGCCGCACGCAACCCCCCCGACATCCGCTGGCAAGCCGACCCCGGCTGGACCACCGCCCTGACCATCCTCCCCCTGCACGACCTGCCCCCCACCGACGCCCAAGCCCTCCTGGACTCCTGCGCCGTCCCCACCGACCTACGCGACCCCCTCCTCACCTTCGCCGGCGGCCACCCCCTCGCCCTCCTGCTCGGCGCCGCCGTCGCCATCAAAGACGGCCACGCCAGCACCCGCTGGACCCCCCACCACAACGTCGTCGCCACCCTCCTGGACCAACTCGTCGGCGAACTCCCCACCCCCGCCCACCAGCACGCCCTCGAAATCTGCGCCCACGCCCACCTCACCACCGAAACCCTCCTCCGCGCCGCCCTCCCCCACGACGCCCCCCACCTGTTCCGCTGGCTCCGCCACCTGCCCTTCATCGAATCCACCCCCCACGGCCTCCTCCCCCACGACCTCGTCCGCGAACTCCTCGACACCGACCTACGCTGGCGCGACCCCGACGGCTACACCACCATGCACAACCGCATCTACACCCACCTCTCCGACACCATCCGCACCACCACCGACACCGACGTCCTGCCCGCCGTCGCCTCCCTGCTCTACCTCCACCGCAACCACCACACCCCCACCCACCCCGACCACGACCACCATCAGGAAGGCCAATTCCAGGAAGACACCCTCCACCCCCACGACCTCGGCACACTCCTCCGCGTCGCCACAACAGCCGAAGGCCCCGCCTCCGCCCGCACCGCCGCCCACTGGGCCGCACACCACCCCGAAGCCTTCCGCCTGTACCGGCGCACCGAAACCGGCGAACTCGTCGCCTTCTCCACCTGGCTCCGCCTCACCGAACCCGACGACCACCACCTCACCGCCGACCCCATCGTGGCCGCGGCGTGGACGCACGCACGCGCCACCACCCCGCTGCGCGCCGGCGAACACCTGGCCGTCAGCCGCCTGTGGGTGCTACCGCACTACCGCGGCAACTCCCCCGTCCTCGACCTCATCCAATGGCGCCTGATCGGCAACTGCCTCCGCGCCGAACGCATGGCCTGGTCCTACATCGCCATCCGCCGCCCCAGCCGAGCCTGGACCGAACACCTCCAGCGCTACGGCATGCGCACCATCCCCGCACAACCACGACTGGACAACGACCCCTACACCCTGTTCGTCCACGACTGGCGCGCAGTACCAGCACACACCTGGCTCGACCGCATGAACCGCCTGCTCCTCGGCCGCTCCACCGACACCCCCCTCGCAGATCTGGTCGTCCTGTCACAGGCTGAATTCGCCGAAGCCGTCCGCATAGCACTACGCGAGCTCTCACGGCCCGGTGCCCTGGCCGCCTCTCCGCTGGCCCGCACCCGGCTCATCGCCGACCAAGCCCCCCAAGACCCTGGCACGGCACTCAGCGACCTGCTCCGCCAAGCCATCGACGACCTACGCGAAGACCCACGCTCGGCCAAACTCCACCGAGCCCTGTCCATCACCTACCTGCACGGCACCCCCACCCAGGAACTCGCCGCAGAACAACTCGGCCTGCCCTTCACCACCTACCGCCGCCACCTCACCGCCGGCATCGAACGCATCTGCACCGACCTCTGGCACCGAGAACTCCACGGCGCCGACGCGTCGTGA
- a CDS encoding epoxide hydrolase family protein: MIAVSDAELNELRARLKATRWPEPWPVGGWQAGTDAAELRRLVAYWASGYDWRAHEAAINALPSHLADLGGTPVHYLRFDGEHPDALPIVLTHGWPSSFLELVPLAERLATPSRYGGAAADAFTVIVPSLPGFAFSPQRPTLTDADQTHDLWHRLMRDHLGFERYAAHGGDLGAGVTSRLAEAHPEALAGIHLLAVAPPSGYDPDGLTPQEQAHLASVAAWQAEEGGYQHQQSTRPLTLAHGLADSPAGLLSWIVEKYRAWSDSGGDLSKRFSDDFILTQASLYWFTGTISTSFRPYYEYAHGLTRRAERVTVPTAVALFPADLSRPPRSWAERTYHITRYTLMPRGGHFAAHEEPGLLAHDIIEFFRDLRSPAR, encoded by the coding sequence ATGATCGCGGTCAGCGACGCAGAACTGAACGAGCTCCGCGCCCGGCTGAAGGCCACGCGGTGGCCCGAGCCGTGGCCGGTGGGCGGCTGGCAGGCCGGTACCGACGCCGCGGAGCTGCGCCGCCTGGTCGCGTACTGGGCCTCGGGCTACGACTGGCGGGCCCACGAGGCCGCCATCAACGCCCTCCCGTCCCATCTCGCCGACCTCGGCGGGACGCCGGTGCACTACCTCCGCTTCGACGGCGAGCATCCGGACGCCCTGCCGATCGTCCTCACGCACGGCTGGCCCAGCTCGTTCCTCGAGCTCGTCCCGCTCGCCGAACGGCTGGCCACCCCGTCCCGGTACGGAGGGGCAGCCGCGGACGCCTTCACCGTGATCGTCCCCTCCCTGCCCGGATTCGCCTTCTCACCCCAGCGGCCCACGCTCACGGACGCGGACCAGACCCACGACCTCTGGCACCGGCTGATGCGCGACCACCTCGGCTTCGAGCGGTACGCGGCCCACGGCGGCGACCTGGGCGCCGGCGTCACCTCGCGGCTCGCCGAGGCCCACCCCGAGGCGCTGGCAGGCATCCACCTGCTGGCCGTGGCGCCACCGTCCGGCTACGACCCGGACGGCCTCACCCCGCAGGAGCAGGCCCACCTCGCCTCGGTGGCGGCCTGGCAGGCCGAGGAAGGCGGCTACCAGCACCAGCAGAGCACCCGCCCCCTCACCCTGGCCCACGGCCTGGCCGACTCGCCCGCCGGCCTGCTCTCCTGGATCGTCGAGAAGTACCGCGCGTGGAGTGACAGCGGAGGCGACCTGTCCAAGCGCTTCAGCGACGACTTCATCCTCACCCAGGCGTCCCTCTACTGGTTCACCGGCACGATCTCGACCTCCTTCAGGCCCTACTACGAGTACGCCCACGGCCTGACCAGACGGGCGGAACGGGTGACGGTGCCCACCGCCGTCGCCCTGTTCCCCGCCGACCTGAGCCGCCCCCCGCGGAGCTGGGCCGAGCGCACCTACCACATCACGCGCTACACGCTCATGCCCCGCGGCGGCCATTTCGCCGCCCACGAAGAACCCGGGCTGCTGGCTCACGACATCATCGAATTCTTCCGCGATCTTCGCTCCCCGGCCCGATGA